The following proteins come from a genomic window of Candidatus Kapaibacterium sp.:
- the lepB gene encoding signal peptidase I — MRLQLVFRLGSYVRGVSAHVALFQRRQAPSIRTQRPWLRGRDVLEAAGFALVVGLLLKAVVVDFCYVPSASMVPTLLPGDYVVVSRIAYAVGLPERLPLLAFQLPAELRWWYRSPQRWDVVVAEFPDSAEAVSYYVKRVVGLPGDTLRFAGDTLVINRVAYWLPGMRERPRRIVVPRRGMVIPLSAASALEWLPILQRDGAGVVVVGDSIYVDGRPAEHYVVRHDHVFLMGDNYRASMDSRHWGPVPRRAIVGKAVMVYYSRAEDGRIRWNRIGTLLH; from the coding sequence ATGCGCCTACAGTTGGTGTTCCGCCTAGGTAGCTACGTGCGCGGTGTGTCGGCGCACGTTGCTCTGTTTCAACGACGGCAGGCTCCCTCTATCCGCACCCAGAGGCCCTGGCTTCGAGGCCGAGATGTCCTGGAGGCGGCAGGGTTTGCGTTAGTTGTGGGCCTACTCCTCAAAGCCGTGGTGGTAGATTTTTGCTACGTTCCCTCAGCTTCCATGGTGCCGACGCTGCTGCCCGGGGACTACGTTGTGGTGAGCCGAATCGCCTATGCAGTGGGGTTGCCGGAGCGATTGCCGCTACTGGCATTCCAGCTCCCTGCGGAACTGCGGTGGTGGTATCGCTCCCCACAGCGGTGGGACGTTGTCGTCGCTGAGTTCCCTGATAGCGCGGAGGCGGTCAGTTACTACGTCAAGCGTGTCGTCGGGCTTCCGGGGGATACGTTACGGTTTGCTGGCGATACTCTGGTCATCAATCGGGTGGCGTACTGGTTACCTGGAATGCGTGAACGGCCTCGGAGGATCGTCGTCCCACGCCGTGGGATGGTCATCCCACTCTCAGCCGCCTCAGCCCTGGAGTGGTTGCCAATCCTACAGCGCGATGGAGCCGGTGTGGTCGTGGTGGGAGATAGCATCTACGTCGATGGCCGTCCGGCAGAGCACTACGTTGTGCGGCATGACCATGTCTTCCTCATGGGCGACAACTACCGAGCTAGCATGGACTCCCGCCACTGGGGCCCGGTTCCCCGGAGGGCCATCGTCGGTAAGGCGGTGATGGTCTACTACTCCCGGGCCGAGGATGGGCGCATTCGATGGAATCGGATTGGGACGCTCCTGCACTGA
- the hemW gene encoding radical SAM family heme chaperone HemW: MESDWDAPALMRGLYLHIPFCEHKCCYCDFYSVERPELIGPFVDVLCREIELLPEQIPEAVAEPVATVYFGGGTPSLLSPQQLERIVERLHRIFRWEPEVEWTMECNPGTVTEERLRAYRQLGVTRLSFGVQSFHPEELRFLERIHTVREAQLAVEWARRAGFENINIDLMFAVPGQTVESWLTTLQRTIALAPQHISAYSLIWEPGTPLYARWKRGEVAPVSEELDVAQYELAVHLLQDAGYLHYEVSNFARPGYECRHNLLYWHAEEYVALGPSAHGYLRGRRYWNVRSLRQYQELIRQGQLPIAGSEHLSAVERLEELVFLGLRSDGLRFDRIRQEFGIDLAMEAAPILAQWEELGVVRLRTPHRLWLNWRGYLMCDELASQLMLCAERALSRTDRQSGPCQELTLLAG; this comes from the coding sequence ATGGAATCGGATTGGGACGCTCCTGCACTGATGCGTGGGCTCTACCTCCATATCCCCTTCTGCGAGCACAAATGCTGCTACTGTGACTTCTACTCGGTCGAGCGCCCGGAGCTGATAGGGCCGTTCGTTGATGTGCTCTGCCGCGAGATAGAGCTCTTGCCGGAACAGATTCCCGAAGCTGTGGCCGAACCTGTGGCTACCGTCTACTTCGGTGGCGGCACGCCGTCACTGCTGTCACCGCAGCAGTTGGAGCGGATCGTGGAACGCCTGCACCGCATCTTCCGCTGGGAGCCAGAGGTGGAGTGGACGATGGAATGCAATCCTGGGACCGTGACAGAGGAACGGCTCCGGGCATATCGGCAGTTGGGAGTGACACGACTCAGCTTCGGGGTCCAGTCGTTCCATCCCGAGGAGTTGCGTTTCCTGGAGCGCATCCATACGGTGCGAGAGGCACAGCTGGCTGTAGAGTGGGCGCGGCGGGCTGGTTTCGAGAACATCAACATTGACCTCATGTTCGCGGTGCCCGGGCAGACAGTGGAGTCATGGCTGACCACGCTCCAACGAACGATCGCACTGGCTCCGCAGCACATCTCTGCCTACAGCCTCATCTGGGAGCCTGGAACACCACTCTACGCCCGCTGGAAGCGCGGGGAGGTTGCGCCCGTCTCGGAGGAGCTGGATGTGGCACAGTACGAGTTGGCAGTTCATCTCCTGCAAGATGCTGGGTACCTGCACTATGAGGTCTCCAACTTCGCTCGGCCCGGATACGAATGCCGGCACAACCTGCTCTACTGGCATGCTGAAGAGTACGTTGCGCTGGGTCCCTCAGCGCATGGGTACTTGAGGGGACGCCGCTATTGGAACGTCCGAAGCTTGCGTCAATACCAGGAGCTCATCCGCCAAGGCCAACTCCCAATTGCCGGCTCTGAGCATCTCAGCGCGGTGGAGCGATTGGAAGAGCTTGTCTTCTTGGGGCTGCGCTCCGACGGTCTGCGCTTTGACCGCATTCGGCAGGAGTTTGGGATAGACCTTGCAATGGAGGCCGCTCCAATCCTGGCGCAATGGGAGGAGTTAGGGGTCGTGCGGCTACGAACCCCGCATCGGCTGTGGCTGAACTGGCGAGGGTATCTCATGTGCGATGAGTTGGCGAGCCAACTGATGCTCTGTGCTGAACGGGCTCTCAGCAGAACGGATAGGCAGTCCGGCCCTTGCCAGGAGCTTACTCTGCTTGCCGGATAG
- a CDS encoding thioredoxin domain-containing protein, with protein sequence MANRLAHEKSLYLRQHAENPVDWYSWCEEAFQRALQEDKPIFLSIGYSACHWCHVMERESFADPEVAQVLNEHFVCIKVDREERPDIDAFYMQACQAITGHGGWPLTIVMTPSKLPFFAGTYFPKTDRYGRPGLLTVLRQIAELWRTRRQDLLSYAQRVLEFLRTHRQPLGSHPTSELLQRAYEQLERQYDPRYGGFGGAPKFPMVPQLLFLLRWWYRTGEPKALQMVEYSLQQMRFGGLYDHVGFGFHRYATDERWRIPHFEKMLYDQALLSLAYAEAHQIRPSPLWAQTVREVIAYCERELLAPEGAFYTSEDADSAGEEGAFYLWSDAELRHLLADQEYEFLRFAFGVEPYGNLPELGRNHLFQTAPWEALGEHFGLATEALQHLWETIRQKLFAYRQRRVPPQRDEKILTDWNGLMLAALCTAARSLGDERYQATASRTAGWFLRCWKEHGVLFHCYADGSWSVPGLLDDYAFLLWGLVELYGTQLDVAVLEAALQIGQQLRERFWDSTTGAFYLTSPSTNELPLRYREDADGATPSGAAVACWNFLRLAHITGDTQWRTWAEEALAAAPATVQEAPMAFPGLLIALDMAYGPTSEICFLAETPSDGLSKLIREAHRHFLPRSVFLGAAGKDAVESFRRLAPAYAQYPLLPEPAAHVCVDGACQRPITTAEALRELLPIRQAE encoded by the coding sequence ATGGCTAATCGCCTGGCCCATGAGAAGAGCCTCTACCTCCGGCAGCATGCCGAGAACCCCGTAGACTGGTATTCCTGGTGTGAAGAAGCCTTCCAACGAGCCCTGCAGGAGGATAAGCCAATCTTCCTCTCCATCGGCTACTCCGCGTGCCACTGGTGCCACGTGATGGAACGGGAGTCCTTCGCCGACCCCGAGGTTGCCCAGGTGCTCAATGAGCATTTCGTGTGCATCAAAGTCGACCGCGAGGAGCGCCCCGATATCGACGCTTTCTACATGCAAGCCTGCCAAGCCATAACCGGCCATGGAGGCTGGCCACTGACGATCGTCATGACCCCTTCCAAGCTACCTTTCTTCGCCGGTACGTACTTCCCGAAGACGGACCGCTACGGGCGCCCTGGACTGCTGACAGTACTACGCCAGATTGCTGAGCTGTGGCGGACCCGACGGCAGGACCTATTGTCGTACGCCCAGCGTGTGCTGGAGTTCCTCCGCACCCACCGTCAGCCCCTCGGCAGCCATCCTACCAGCGAGCTGCTGCAGCGCGCTTACGAGCAGTTAGAGCGGCAATATGATCCCCGATACGGCGGCTTCGGCGGAGCCCCCAAGTTCCCGATGGTACCGCAGCTCCTCTTCCTGCTGCGCTGGTGGTACCGCACGGGAGAGCCAAAGGCCCTCCAGATGGTGGAGTACTCCCTGCAGCAGATGCGCTTCGGTGGACTCTACGACCACGTCGGCTTCGGGTTCCACCGATATGCCACCGACGAGCGGTGGCGCATCCCGCACTTCGAGAAGATGCTCTACGACCAAGCGCTACTCTCGCTGGCATATGCTGAAGCACACCAAATCCGCCCTTCCCCGCTCTGGGCGCAGACAGTGCGCGAAGTCATAGCCTACTGCGAGCGAGAGCTTCTAGCCCCAGAAGGCGCCTTCTACACCTCCGAAGACGCTGACAGCGCCGGCGAGGAGGGTGCCTTCTACCTCTGGAGCGATGCAGAGCTGCGGCACCTCCTCGCGGATCAAGAGTACGAGTTCTTGCGCTTCGCCTTTGGAGTGGAGCCGTACGGGAACCTGCCCGAACTAGGACGGAATCACCTCTTCCAGACTGCACCGTGGGAAGCCCTCGGCGAGCACTTTGGCCTTGCTACCGAAGCACTCCAGCATCTTTGGGAGACCATTCGGCAGAAGCTCTTCGCCTACCGCCAACGCCGTGTGCCACCCCAGCGGGATGAGAAGATCCTCACCGACTGGAACGGGCTCATGCTGGCAGCCCTCTGCACCGCTGCTCGAAGCCTCGGCGATGAACGCTACCAAGCCACGGCCTCCCGGACAGCAGGCTGGTTCCTACGGTGCTGGAAGGAGCATGGGGTGCTCTTCCACTGCTACGCCGACGGTTCTTGGAGCGTGCCTGGGCTGCTGGACGACTACGCGTTTCTGCTGTGGGGACTTGTAGAACTCTACGGCACACAGCTCGACGTTGCCGTGCTGGAAGCGGCCCTCCAGATTGGCCAGCAACTCCGCGAACGCTTCTGGGATTCCACTACCGGCGCCTTCTACCTCACCAGCCCCTCCACGAACGAACTGCCACTACGGTACCGTGAGGACGCCGATGGAGCCACTCCTTCTGGGGCAGCGGTGGCTTGTTGGAACTTCCTCCGCTTGGCGCATATCACCGGCGACACCCAGTGGCGGACTTGGGCAGAAGAGGCGCTCGCAGCAGCACCGGCAACCGTGCAAGAGGCTCCGATGGCCTTCCCCGGCCTTCTCATCGCTCTGGACATGGCCTACGGACCAACGTCGGAGATCTGCTTCTTAGCAGAAACCCCCAGCGACGGCCTCTCGAAACTCATCCGGGAAGCCCATCGCCACTTCCTTCCGCGGAGTGTCTTCCTCGGTGCCGCCGGGAAAGACGCCGTTGAGAGTTTCCGCCGCTTAGCCCCGGCATATGCCCAATACCCGCTCCTACCGGAGCCTGCCGCACATGTCTGTGTTGATGGCGCTTGCCAACGGCCCATTACGACAGCAGAGGCGCTCCGCGAGCTTTTACCTATCCGGCAAGCAGAGTAA
- a CDS encoding DinB family protein — protein MEPWLRSLQTAESRAPDELHVLDLLASLEQAYYWLRSHVEATPAEALWWGPAPNIPSIGTRLQHVIRSSKRLAAYALSPAPDYEALSAEAQRDWIPEPTSKEELLAELSATFSELRSRVAALTAPALSQECFVGRRRIPVRRSAILHHIAEHAAYHAGQLILLLRLWQAQHRGNSNG, from the coding sequence ATGGAACCCTGGCTTCGCTCGCTGCAAACAGCGGAATCCCGTGCCCCCGATGAGCTCCATGTACTAGACCTCCTCGCGAGCTTGGAGCAAGCCTACTACTGGCTGCGGAGCCATGTAGAAGCCACCCCAGCGGAAGCCCTCTGGTGGGGACCCGCCCCGAACATCCCCTCTATCGGAACCCGCCTCCAGCATGTCATCCGCTCGAGCAAGCGGCTGGCGGCATATGCTCTCTCGCCGGCACCCGATTACGAAGCCCTCTCCGCAGAGGCCCAGCGCGATTGGATTCCGGAGCCAACAAGCAAAGAGGAACTGCTGGCTGAGCTGTCGGCAACCTTCTCTGAGCTCCGCAGCCGTGTAGCAGCGCTGACAGCCCCGGCACTCTCGCAGGAATGCTTCGTCGGCCGACGCCGCATCCCAGTGCGTCGCTCTGCCATCCTCCACCACATTGCCGAACACGCTGCTTACCACGCTGGCCAGCTCATCCTCCTGCTGCGCCTCTGGCAAGCCCAGCACCGTGGGAACTCGAATGGCTAA
- a CDS encoding alpha/beta hydrolase-fold protein: MRKRVEEWWSPQLRRRMPVAVYGHFGVPILLFPTAMADFLEYERFRVIEVLRPWIEQGVCKLYTINSINADSWLHPTLPPRERILRHMAYNRYVVQEVVPFIVADCRGPQPIITAGASLGAFHAANLFFQRPDIFAGTIALSGVYDLQVYSNGYFDDDCYFNSPIHFLPNLNDNHWLPLLRQRRHIYLACGRGTYERPEATLQLSAILSAKGIRHTVEVWGPEWPHDWQTWRAMMPRYVERLRLDPPYPA, from the coding sequence ATGCGGAAGCGGGTTGAAGAATGGTGGAGTCCGCAGCTTAGGCGGCGGATGCCAGTTGCTGTCTACGGCCATTTCGGAGTGCCCATACTCCTTTTCCCGACGGCAATGGCGGATTTCCTGGAGTACGAGCGCTTCAGAGTCATCGAGGTGCTGCGGCCGTGGATTGAACAGGGGGTGTGCAAGCTCTACACCATCAACAGCATCAATGCCGACAGCTGGCTTCACCCTACGCTCCCTCCGCGGGAGCGCATCCTCCGCCATATGGCGTACAATCGCTACGTGGTGCAGGAGGTCGTGCCGTTCATCGTAGCGGACTGCCGAGGGCCGCAGCCAATTATAACAGCGGGGGCATCGCTGGGGGCCTTCCATGCAGCGAACCTCTTCTTCCAGCGGCCTGACATCTTTGCTGGAACAATCGCGCTGAGCGGCGTCTACGATCTGCAGGTCTACAGCAACGGCTACTTCGACGACGACTGCTACTTCAATTCGCCGATCCACTTCCTGCCGAACCTCAACGACAACCACTGGCTCCCGTTGCTGCGACAGCGGCGGCACATCTACCTTGCTTGCGGTCGGGGGACATACGAGCGGCCGGAGGCAACACTTCAGCTCTCAGCGATTCTATCGGCCAAGGGGATCCGGCACACCGTGGAGGTGTGGGGGCCGGAGTGGCCTCATGACTGGCAGACATGGCGTGCAATGATGCCACGCTACGTGGAGCGATTGCGGCTGGACCCACCGTATCCGGCGTAA
- a CDS encoding YfhO family protein — MATTQRLQRKQPAERAWLSRLLPERYHDVALCLLIWLAIWVFLAPVIFGGGIFPASDNIASWSFRPYLEAARREGSFPQWIPYIFSGMPSFASLLITGTRWWDVLMQLTVGLTQLVGELLKSDAARVSCFYIGYGIGMYWLLRVRGHERLVSLWGALAAVFSTFVIAWIMIGHNTKPWALMTLPYGLLLLEQLQRRFTLLRLALLVVVLHVMLLSSHLQMIFYLGLLYAFYVLAGVAVRAVRRESVLGSIRAAVALAIAGVVAFGLSADRYLSTLEYTPYSTRGSLPIHLDSAQRAKAAEGGLDYEYATNWSFSPQEMITFLVPNFFGFGKLEYEGPLSNNRPVMLHTYWGQMPFTDAANYMGIAVLVLAFLGAWRLRRDPFGIALMASALVGLFLSFGKNFPVLFDLFFYHVPLFNKFRAPSMALVLVQVAVPILGAVGLSTVLQWRQRPEPAMRTFFRWAFAGLAAWLLIGVVVWAFFEQSYVEAVAQSTTGKQYPPAIHTFIWQEMIGDWFMTALLGLATLGVLWWYVRGRLSTDTAGVLLVGLLLWDLWRVALRPMEVEYRKPEETVFRRTDVIEFLQQQRGLFRIADLTSSVPNASAYWFLENIHGYHAAKLRVYQDLLDVAGEGNGNVVLNPFLWNLLNVRFVLSPQPLQVETLRLAFRSQQTGTYVYENTAFLPRAFFVDTVVVLPPLQILERLRRGDFDPRRLVFVEQPLPQPIEPAGEGATAEVLVHKNEYIKLRVTATGHNFLFLSEIVYPPAWHATVDGRPAPIVKTNYAFRGIIVPPGTHTVELRYHSAAFERGRWVSLGLNGMVLLALVLGAWGEYRRRRTAVQDQKG; from the coding sequence GTGGCAACGACACAACGTTTACAGCGGAAGCAACCTGCAGAACGGGCATGGCTGAGTCGGCTATTGCCGGAGCGGTACCACGATGTGGCGCTCTGCCTGCTGATTTGGCTGGCAATCTGGGTCTTCCTCGCCCCCGTCATCTTCGGAGGCGGCATCTTCCCTGCGTCGGATAACATTGCCTCGTGGAGCTTCCGACCGTATCTGGAGGCTGCCCGCCGAGAGGGGAGCTTCCCACAGTGGATTCCGTACATCTTCAGCGGCATGCCATCGTTTGCCTCGCTACTGATTACGGGGACCCGTTGGTGGGATGTACTGATGCAGCTCACTGTTGGACTGACGCAGTTGGTGGGTGAGCTCCTCAAGAGCGATGCGGCGCGGGTTTCCTGCTTCTACATTGGCTACGGCATTGGGATGTACTGGTTGCTGCGAGTTCGCGGGCATGAGCGGTTGGTGAGCCTCTGGGGCGCTCTGGCAGCGGTGTTCTCTACGTTCGTCATCGCCTGGATCATGATTGGGCACAACACCAAGCCTTGGGCGCTGATGACGCTGCCATACGGCTTGCTGCTACTGGAGCAGCTCCAGCGTCGGTTCACGCTCTTGCGGTTGGCGCTGTTGGTGGTGGTGCTCCACGTCATGTTGCTGTCATCGCACCTGCAGATGATCTTCTACCTCGGCCTCCTCTACGCCTTCTATGTGCTAGCGGGGGTCGCGGTACGAGCTGTACGTCGGGAGAGCGTGCTGGGAAGCATACGCGCTGCTGTGGCTCTCGCGATTGCTGGCGTGGTTGCCTTCGGGCTGTCAGCGGATCGGTACTTGAGCACTCTGGAGTACACGCCGTACTCTACCCGTGGGAGCCTGCCGATCCATCTGGATTCCGCCCAGCGGGCAAAGGCTGCTGAGGGCGGACTGGACTACGAGTACGCGACAAACTGGTCATTCAGCCCTCAGGAGATGATCACCTTCCTCGTCCCGAACTTCTTCGGGTTCGGAAAGCTGGAGTACGAGGGGCCGCTCAGCAACAACCGTCCAGTGATGCTCCACACGTACTGGGGGCAGATGCCCTTCACAGATGCCGCGAACTACATGGGGATTGCCGTACTGGTGCTGGCGTTCCTTGGGGCATGGCGCTTGCGGCGGGATCCTTTCGGGATTGCCCTGATGGCGAGCGCGCTCGTGGGGTTGTTCCTGTCCTTTGGGAAGAACTTCCCGGTGCTGTTCGACCTGTTCTTCTACCACGTGCCACTCTTCAACAAGTTCCGCGCTCCCAGCATGGCCTTGGTGCTCGTGCAGGTGGCAGTACCAATTCTGGGAGCAGTTGGGCTCTCCACGGTGCTCCAGTGGCGCCAGCGGCCGGAGCCGGCGATGCGAACCTTCTTCCGGTGGGCATTTGCAGGGCTAGCTGCATGGCTGCTCATCGGTGTCGTAGTATGGGCCTTCTTCGAGCAGAGCTACGTGGAGGCTGTGGCGCAGAGCACTACAGGCAAGCAGTATCCACCGGCCATCCACACGTTCATCTGGCAGGAGATGATCGGCGACTGGTTCATGACCGCGCTGCTTGGGCTGGCAACCCTGGGTGTCCTCTGGTGGTACGTGCGTGGGCGTCTCTCGACGGATACTGCTGGGGTGTTGCTCGTTGGGCTGTTGTTGTGGGATCTCTGGCGGGTGGCCCTCCGGCCGATGGAAGTAGAGTATCGCAAGCCTGAGGAGACGGTCTTCCGCCGTACAGACGTCATTGAATTCCTCCAGCAGCAGCGGGGACTCTTCCGGATAGCCGATCTCACTAGCTCGGTGCCGAACGCCAGTGCCTATTGGTTTTTGGAGAACATCCACGGCTACCATGCGGCGAAGTTGCGGGTCTACCAGGACCTGCTGGATGTTGCTGGTGAAGGCAACGGGAACGTGGTGCTCAACCCCTTCTTGTGGAACCTTCTCAACGTGCGCTTCGTGCTGTCCCCGCAGCCGTTGCAGGTTGAGACCCTCCGCTTAGCATTCCGCTCGCAGCAGACAGGGACGTACGTATACGAAAACACAGCCTTCCTCCCGCGGGCGTTCTTCGTAGATACCGTCGTCGTGCTGCCACCGCTACAGATCTTGGAACGACTTCGGCGTGGAGATTTCGATCCGCGTCGCTTGGTCTTCGTAGAACAGCCGCTGCCGCAGCCTATAGAACCGGCTGGCGAGGGGGCTACAGCAGAGGTGCTGGTCCACAAGAACGAGTACATCAAGCTACGGGTAACGGCTACGGGGCACAACTTCCTCTTCTTGAGCGAAATCGTTTACCCCCCGGCGTGGCACGCGACGGTTGATGGCCGGCCTGCGCCAATCGTCAAGACAAACTATGCCTTCCGTGGCATCATTGTACCGCCAGGGACACACACTGTAGAGCTCCGTTACCACTCCGCAGCGTTTGAGCGTGGGCGGTGGGTGAGCTTGGGGCTTAATGGCATGGTGCTCTTGGCTCTCGTCCTGGGTGCGTGGGGAGAGTATCGGAGAAGGCGGACTGCGGTGCAGGATCAGAAGGGGTAG